One Gadus morhua chromosome 13, gadMor3.0, whole genome shotgun sequence genomic window carries:
- the camk1a gene encoding calcium/calmodulin-dependent protein kinase type 1 — MPLVEDGTGWKKKTTDIKEHYDFKEVLGTGAFSEVVLAEEKGTQRLVAIKCIPKKALEGKENNIENEIAVLHRIQHTNIVSLEDIYESTSHLYLVMQLVSGGELFDRIVEKGFYTERDASQLIHQILDAVKYLHDMGIVHRDLKPENLLYYSMDEDSKIMISDFGLSKIEGSGSVMSTACGTPGYVAPEVLAQKPYSKAVDCWSIGVISYILLCGYPPFYDENDAKLFEQILKAEYEFDSPYWDDISDSAKDFICHLMEKEPSKRYTCELALQHPWICGDTALDKNIHESVSAQIKKNFAKSKWKQAFNATAVVRHMRRLQLTTNVDGPSQTTPTSPCHALMLPQEEEDEEEDVVHAEQESLSHYEDGRRGSADGSVDRDSLRSCTYCCRPASRV; from the exons ATGCCTCTTGTAGAGGACGGCACTGGGTGGAAGAAGAAGACGACAGACATCAAAGAACATTATGATTTTAAAGAAGTGCTGGGGAC ggGGGCGTTCTCCGAGGTGGTGCTGGCCGAGGAGAAGGGGACCCAGCGGCTGGTGGCAATCAAGTGCATCCCCAAGAAGGCGCTGGAGGGCAAGGAGAACAACATCGAGAACGAGATCGCCGTGCTGCACCG AATCCAGCACACCAATATTGTGTCCCTGGAAGACATCTACGAAAGCACCTCCCACCTTTATCTCGTCATGCAGCT TGTTTCAGGAGGCGAGCTGTTTGACCGGATCGTGGAGAAGGGCTTCTACACGGAGAGAGACGCCAGCCAGCTCATCCACCAGATCTTGGACGCAGTCAAATACTTGCATGATATGGGGATAGTCCACCGAGATCTGAAG CCGGAGAATCTGCTGTATTACAGCATGGATGAAGACTCCAAAATCATGATCAGTGACTTTGGCCTGTCCAAGATAGAGGGTTCTGGCAGTGTGATGTCCACAGCATGCGGTACTCCTGGATATGTAG CACCAGAGGTTCTGGCTCAGAAGCCCTACAGCAAAGCAGTGGATTGCTGGTCTATAGGAGTGATCTCTTATATTCT ACTATGTGGATATCCTCCGTTTTATGATGAGAACGATGCAAAGCTGTTTGAGCAGATCCTCAAAGCGGAGTACGAGTTTGACTCTCCTTACTGGGATGACATCTCAGATTCAG CCAAAGACTTTATTTGTCACCTGATGGAGAAAGAGCCTTCGAAGAGATATACGTGTGAGCTGGCCCTTCAACATCCTtg GATCTGTGGGGACACCGCGCTGGACAAGAACATCCACGAGTCCGTCAGCGCTCAGATCAAAAAGAACTTTGCTAAAAGCAAGTGGAAG CAAGCCTTCAATGCCACGGCGGTGGTAAGGCACATGCGGCGGCTGCAGCTGACCACCAACGTGGACGGGCCCAGTCAGACCACGCCCACCAGCCCCTGCCACGCCCTCATGCtgccccaggaggaggaggatgaagaggaagatgtAGTCCACGCAGAGCAAGAGAGTT tgtCCCACTACGAGGACGGTCGCCGTGGTAGCGCGGATGGCAGCGTGGACCGGGACAGTCTGAGAAGCTGTACCTACTGCTGCAGGCCGGCCAGCCGCGTCtga